A genomic stretch from Streptomyces sp. QL37 includes:
- a CDS encoding SDR family NAD(P)-dependent oxidoreductase produces MKNIVIQGGTDGMGRALARTYLNRGDAVLVIGRSEAKGQAFLAEANAAGAGSRAAFLQADLSLVSENDRVVEEIGERFPVVDALVLCARHYLSPRRDTAEGIESSLALFYLSRYLLSHGLRGHLEKADRPVIVNVAGPGSPMGEIHWDDLQLKRNYHGLDAQMQGGKANDLLGVSFASLYDGGRTRYVLFNPGSVSTSFSGEYDAATKGHIEGMKRMAKSVEAGIAPIVTCLDSPPAEPLSAFVEGRRMSLDHPSFRLADALRLDELTRELLGR; encoded by the coding sequence GTGAAGAACATCGTCATCCAGGGCGGTACCGACGGCATGGGCCGCGCCCTCGCCCGCACCTACCTGAACCGGGGCGACGCCGTCCTCGTCATCGGCAGGAGCGAGGCGAAGGGGCAGGCGTTCCTCGCCGAGGCGAACGCCGCGGGAGCAGGCTCCCGGGCCGCTTTCCTCCAGGCCGACCTGAGCCTCGTGAGCGAGAACGACCGGGTCGTCGAGGAGATCGGCGAACGGTTCCCCGTGGTGGACGCGCTGGTCCTGTGCGCCCGGCACTACCTGTCGCCGCGCCGGGACACCGCGGAGGGCATCGAGAGCAGTCTCGCGCTCTTCTATCTGAGCCGGTACCTGCTCAGCCACGGACTGCGCGGACACCTGGAGAAGGCGGACCGGCCTGTGATCGTCAATGTCGCGGGCCCCGGCAGCCCCATGGGTGAGATCCACTGGGACGATCTGCAGCTGAAGCGGAACTACCACGGCCTGGACGCGCAGATGCAGGGCGGAAAGGCCAACGACCTGCTGGGCGTCTCCTTCGCCAGCCTGTACGACGGTGGCAGGACGCGCTACGTCCTGTTCAACCCGGGCAGTGTCTCCACCAGCTTCTCCGGCGAGTACGACGCGGCGACGAAGGGGCACATCGAGGGGATGAAGCGGATGGCCAAGTCCGTCGAGGCCGGTATCGCGCCCATCGTGACCTGTCTGGACTCCCCTCCGGCGGAGCCGCTGAGCGCCTTCGTGGAGGGACGCCGGATGAGCCTGGACCACCCTTCCTTCCGCCTGGCGGACGCCCTCCGGCTCGACGAGCTGACCCGAGAACTGCTAGGCCGCTGA
- a CDS encoding glycosyl hydrolase, with amino-acid sequence MRNGPGRGETVASEAAADAGAGGGADAGTGPQTSLRRRAVLGMAAAAGALAALPLSEVAAVAAPASSSGPAAKGAFARRFAEPAPAVRPKFRWWWPDALVDADEIEREIDQIAAAGFGGVEIAAVTHSLSEPIDPVRHGWGTRAWTDAVETALKRARKRDIVVDLTLGPAWPAAVPGITPDSPGAVKELAHGVTVLPAGTALSGPLPEPVTAPSPGVTVRALHRVLAVRVTAGTSPTATPVRLDLDTVTDLTSRVPAAGTLEWTAPGDGTWVLIACWERGSGQRPEGPAHTTPLSYVVDHFSAAGTRAVIDHWEEHILNSRMRALLRENGGALFEDSIEMETHATLWTPGIAAEFERRMGYALAPYLPALLQTKEKYVFAFDAVTDKAIRRDFMEVVTELYVENHLRPVQKWAHGLGLQLRIQPYGLQTDAMYKAALLDISEGESLGFKNLDDFRTLAGGRDMGGKLILSNEAGGTAGGAYATTWDATLKKLVTQYAAGVNQAVFHGFAYAWAPGAAWPGFAAFSPYNGGTGYGEAWGPRQPTWGHVPDVAGYLSRTQQVLQTGVNKVDVGVLWQKGYAGSGLGASWFTADGIPVGWTHLFLSPRLLSLPGAVVRNGRLAPEGPAYKALLVDGDVMIGREHTLQTDVAEKLLGYAREGLPIIVIGDWSDGHVPGMARPGDDDRLLALIRKLLAQPTVSNVPDRPDVPQGIAALGLTRDVEYAESSMLLHNHRADSDADYYFFANDAVSKKNSTGTRISHDVTLTTRHRDVVPYRLDAWTGTIEPLAVYTRLPDGRLRLRVTLEPGATTIIATARPGRWATGPAPQWHATGSDAAEVRRAGNGRIEIRDTRPGIRTTTLGDGRTLRARIEDVAEPVPLTRWTLTAEDWTPGATPSTTRRTRRTVELDGLLPWSEIPELADSSGIGRYRATVRLGGPWTGGHGATLELGEVFDTYRVTVNGRHLPPADQLTTTVDVGPYLRGGTNTIEVEVATTLLNRLRVSNAPVFGVAQRQKYGLLGPVRLVPYGRAVVRP; translated from the coding sequence ATGCGGAACGGACCGGGGCGCGGCGAGACGGTCGCGAGCGAGGCGGCGGCGGACGCGGGGGCGGGTGGCGGTGCGGACGCCGGGACCGGCCCGCAGACCAGCCTCCGCCGACGGGCCGTCCTCGGGATGGCCGCGGCGGCGGGCGCGCTCGCCGCGCTTCCCCTCTCCGAGGTCGCGGCGGTGGCCGCGCCCGCGTCGTCGTCCGGTCCCGCCGCCAAGGGCGCCTTCGCCCGTCGCTTCGCCGAACCCGCCCCCGCCGTGCGCCCCAAGTTCCGCTGGTGGTGGCCGGACGCCCTCGTCGACGCCGACGAGATCGAGCGCGAGATCGACCAGATCGCGGCCGCCGGATTCGGCGGGGTCGAGATCGCCGCCGTCACCCACAGCCTTTCCGAGCCCATCGACCCGGTGCGGCACGGCTGGGGCACCCGCGCCTGGACCGACGCCGTCGAGACCGCGCTGAAGCGGGCCCGCAAGCGTGACATCGTCGTCGACCTCACCCTCGGCCCGGCCTGGCCCGCCGCCGTCCCCGGCATCACGCCCGACAGCCCGGGCGCGGTCAAGGAACTGGCCCACGGAGTCACGGTCCTCCCGGCCGGCACCGCGCTCTCCGGGCCGCTGCCCGAGCCCGTCACCGCACCGAGCCCGGGCGTCACCGTCCGGGCGCTCCACCGCGTCCTGGCCGTCCGGGTCACCGCCGGCACCTCGCCCACCGCCACCCCCGTGCGGCTCGACCTCGACACCGTCACCGACCTCACCTCCCGGGTGCCGGCGGCCGGAACCCTGGAGTGGACGGCCCCCGGCGACGGGACCTGGGTCCTCATCGCCTGCTGGGAGCGAGGGTCCGGCCAGCGCCCCGAGGGCCCCGCGCACACCACGCCGCTCAGCTACGTCGTCGACCACTTCAGTGCGGCCGGCACCCGCGCGGTCATCGACCACTGGGAGGAGCACATCCTCAACTCCCGTATGCGCGCGCTGCTGCGGGAGAACGGCGGCGCGCTCTTCGAGGACTCCATAGAGATGGAGACCCATGCCACGCTCTGGACCCCCGGCATCGCGGCCGAGTTCGAACGCCGCATGGGCTACGCCCTCGCCCCGTACCTTCCCGCACTCCTCCAGACGAAGGAGAAGTACGTCTTCGCCTTCGACGCCGTCACCGACAAGGCGATCCGGCGGGACTTCATGGAGGTCGTCACCGAGCTGTACGTCGAGAACCATCTGCGGCCGGTGCAGAAGTGGGCCCACGGCCTCGGACTGCAACTGCGCATCCAGCCCTACGGCCTCCAGACCGACGCCATGTACAAGGCGGCCCTCCTCGACATCTCCGAGGGCGAGTCGCTCGGCTTCAAGAACCTCGACGACTTCCGCACCCTGGCCGGCGGCCGGGACATGGGCGGCAAGCTCATCCTCTCCAACGAGGCCGGGGGCACCGCGGGCGGCGCCTACGCCACCACCTGGGACGCCACGCTCAAGAAGCTCGTCACCCAGTACGCCGCCGGCGTCAACCAGGCCGTCTTCCACGGCTTCGCCTACGCCTGGGCACCCGGTGCCGCCTGGCCCGGCTTCGCCGCCTTCTCCCCTTACAACGGGGGTACGGGCTACGGCGAGGCGTGGGGCCCGCGCCAACCCACCTGGGGACACGTCCCCGACGTCGCCGGCTACTTGAGCCGCACCCAGCAGGTGCTCCAGACCGGGGTCAACAAGGTCGACGTCGGCGTCCTGTGGCAGAAGGGCTACGCGGGCTCCGGACTCGGCGCGTCCTGGTTCACCGCCGACGGAATCCCCGTGGGCTGGACCCACCTCTTCCTCAGCCCACGCCTCCTGAGCCTTCCGGGCGCGGTGGTGAGGAACGGCAGGCTCGCCCCCGAAGGACCGGCATACAAGGCCCTGCTCGTCGACGGCGACGTCATGATCGGCCGTGAGCACACCCTCCAGACGGACGTGGCGGAGAAACTGCTCGGCTACGCCCGGGAGGGCCTGCCGATCATCGTCATCGGCGACTGGAGCGACGGTCATGTGCCTGGCATGGCCCGCCCCGGCGACGACGACCGCCTCCTCGCCCTGATCCGGAAGCTGCTCGCTCAGCCGACCGTCAGCAACGTCCCCGACCGCCCCGACGTCCCGCAGGGCATCGCCGCGCTCGGACTCACCCGCGACGTCGAGTACGCCGAGTCCTCGATGCTGCTCCACAACCACCGTGCCGACAGCGACGCCGACTACTACTTCTTCGCCAACGACGCCGTCAGCAAGAAGAATTCGACCGGCACCCGCATCAGCCACGACGTCACCCTCACCACCCGCCACCGCGACGTCGTCCCCTACCGACTCGACGCGTGGACCGGCACCATCGAGCCGCTGGCGGTGTACACGCGCCTCCCCGACGGGCGACTGCGGCTGCGCGTCACCCTGGAACCCGGCGCCACCACGATCATCGCGACCGCCCGCCCGGGCCGTTGGGCCACCGGCCCGGCCCCGCAGTGGCACGCCACCGGGTCCGACGCGGCCGAGGTGCGCCGCGCCGGGAACGGCAGGATCGAGATCAGGGACACCCGCCCGGGGATCCGCACGACGACGCTCGGCGACGGCCGTACGCTCCGGGCACGCATCGAGGACGTGGCCGAACCGGTCCCGCTGACCCGCTGGACGCTGACGGCCGAGGACTGGACCCCGGGCGCGACCCCGTCCACCACGCGCAGGACCCGCCGCACGGTCGAGCTGGACGGGCTCCTGCCCTGGTCCGAGATCCCGGAGCTCGCCGATTCCTCCGGCATCGGCCGCTACCGCGCCACCGTCCGCCTCGGCGGGCCCTGGACAGGCGGCCACGGAGCGACGCTGGAGCTGGGCGAGGTCTTCGACACCTACCGGGTCACGGTCAACGGGCGCCATCTGCCGCCCGCCGACCAGCTGACCACCACCGTCGACGTGGGCCCGTATCTGCGCGGCGGCACCAACACGATCGAGGTGGAGGTCGCCACGACCCTCCTCAACCGGCTGCGGGTGTCGAACGCACCCGTGTTCGGAGTGGCGCAACGGCAGAAGTACGGCCTGCTGGGGCCGGTACGGCTGGTGCCGTACGGGAGGGCGGTGGTCCGTCCCTGA
- a CDS encoding phosphoribosyltransferase family protein, translating to MLFTDRADAGRRLAVALRHLERRDPVVLGLPRGGVPVAYEVARALGAPLDVIVVRKLGVPYHPELGFGAIGEGGVRVISDEIVRHAGVREKDLRSVERAEEAELVRRARTYREGRPRLPLEGRAVVVVDDGVATGATARAACQVVRAQGAAHVVLAVPVASPDVADRLREDVDEVVCLSTPHLFSAVGEWYRDFSQTSDEEVVSLLAGAFGGAATAEEVEVDAGGVPLSGDLVLPSDAGAVVVFAHGSGSSRHSPRNRAVATALNRAGLGTLLFDLLTPGEEVYRANVFDIGLLAGRLADTTSWLRRRVSLPVGSFGASTGAAAALRAAAATDSGVGAVVSRGGRPDLAGADLSAVRAPTLLVVGGADPTVIGLNRQAQAALHCENRLEIVPGATHLFEEPGALDRVAELAEGWFTTHLVRPAG from the coding sequence GTGCTGTTCACCGACCGCGCGGACGCCGGGCGGCGGCTCGCCGTGGCGCTGCGGCACCTGGAGCGTCGCGATCCCGTCGTCCTGGGGCTGCCGCGCGGCGGCGTCCCGGTGGCGTACGAGGTGGCGCGGGCCCTCGGCGCTCCGCTCGATGTGATCGTGGTCCGCAAACTCGGGGTCCCCTACCACCCGGAGCTGGGGTTCGGAGCGATCGGCGAGGGCGGGGTGCGGGTCATCAGCGACGAGATCGTCCGCCATGCCGGTGTCCGGGAGAAGGACCTCCGGTCGGTCGAGCGCGCCGAGGAGGCGGAGCTCGTGCGGCGGGCGCGGACGTACCGGGAGGGCCGGCCGCGGCTGCCGCTGGAGGGGCGCGCGGTGGTCGTGGTGGACGACGGGGTCGCCACCGGAGCGACCGCGCGGGCGGCCTGCCAGGTGGTGCGGGCGCAGGGCGCCGCCCATGTCGTACTGGCCGTGCCGGTCGCGTCCCCGGATGTCGCCGACAGGCTGCGCGAGGACGTCGACGAGGTCGTCTGCCTCTCCACACCGCACCTCTTCTCCGCCGTGGGTGAGTGGTACCGGGACTTCTCCCAGACCTCCGACGAGGAGGTCGTCTCCCTGTTGGCAGGGGCTTTCGGGGGTGCCGCCACGGCCGAGGAGGTCGAGGTGGACGCGGGCGGGGTCCCGCTCTCCGGGGACCTCGTGCTGCCCTCGGACGCGGGAGCGGTCGTGGTGTTCGCGCACGGCTCGGGCAGCAGCCGTCACAGCCCGCGCAACCGCGCCGTGGCCACGGCGCTGAACCGCGCCGGCCTGGGCACCCTGCTCTTCGACCTGCTCACGCCCGGGGAGGAGGTCTACCGTGCCAACGTCTTCGACATCGGACTGCTGGCCGGGCGGCTGGCGGACACCACCAGCTGGCTCCGCCGCCGCGTGTCCCTCCCGGTCGGCTCCTTCGGGGCGAGTACGGGCGCGGCCGCCGCACTGCGGGCGGCCGCCGCGACGGACTCGGGCGTCGGCGCCGTGGTCTCCCGCGGCGGGCGCCCCGACCTGGCCGGAGCGGATCTTTCCGCGGTACGCGCGCCCACCCTGCTGGTGGTGGGCGGCGCCGACCCCACGGTGATCGGCCTCAACCGGCAGGCTCAGGCGGCGCTGCACTGCGAGAACCGGCTGGAGATCGTGCCGGGCGCCACGCACCTGTTCGAGGAGCCGGGCGCCCTGGACCGGGTCGCGGAGCTGGCCGAGGGCTGGTTCACCACACACCTGGTCCGGCCGGCCGGCTGA
- a CDS encoding AfsR/SARP family transcriptional regulator: MHFAVLGPVEVRGENGPCAPTSPMARQVLLLLLAHANRVVPLEKLVEELWGDSPPRLARKTVQTYIYQVRKALREGERTGDRPRVATEPRGYRIRVEKGEFDLWRFQELCRQGQAAQMKGDAFTTSAACDEALSLWRGQPFSGVSVGTVLAAHQARWEDLRMGTLEHRIEADMTLGRHRELLSELKGLAVDFPLNEVICGQLMRAAWHSGQRQVALDAFSRLRVAMVDELGLEPSATVKEVQQDILQDGLGPTTRPLTPAPAPAEESCPATSPAELPAKMADCVAQEHEVAAILAALGEDEDQRSAVPVALVTGGTGTGKTVTAVQAAHHMRPAYPGGQLFTTLHHPDGTPVPTRNALASLLLSSGHSEHGLPDSTEDMARLFRSWTSTQRMLVVLDDAHSREQVLPLLPSSPGCAVIVSSRRHLEGLPGKVTGVSLSGMTGDEGVALLGGLIGTRRVARELHAARELVQLYHGLPLAVRALGRRLSAWPQLPLADLLRRALRDPGRLAVLEGPQDDGLHRLRSAHLRLPRDEQQLLHLLCRLPQPLGEHVLLRAVEASGQSVVSLRRRLESLADAHFIQFHHLGGRTHFRVPELTRLVVLSGDGAGASALRAPARGLPEQAPGPRPMTPSQADRRENEPCGSFQ, encoded by the coding sequence ATGCACTTCGCCGTTCTCGGCCCGGTCGAGGTCCGTGGGGAGAACGGGCCCTGCGCTCCGACCTCTCCCATGGCCCGCCAGGTACTGCTACTGCTCCTGGCCCACGCCAACCGGGTGGTTCCGCTCGAAAAGCTGGTCGAGGAGCTCTGGGGCGACTCGCCGCCACGGCTCGCCCGTAAGACCGTGCAGACGTACATCTACCAGGTGCGCAAGGCGCTGCGGGAAGGGGAGAGGACCGGCGACAGGCCACGGGTCGCGACAGAGCCGCGCGGATACCGGATCCGAGTGGAGAAGGGGGAGTTCGACCTCTGGCGGTTCCAGGAGCTCTGCCGGCAGGGGCAGGCCGCCCAGATGAAGGGTGACGCCTTCACGACGTCCGCGGCCTGCGACGAGGCACTCTCCCTGTGGAGGGGGCAGCCGTTCTCGGGGGTCTCGGTGGGCACCGTCCTCGCGGCGCACCAGGCGCGGTGGGAAGACCTGCGCATGGGGACGCTGGAGCACCGCATCGAGGCCGACATGACCCTGGGGCGCCATCGCGAACTCCTCAGTGAACTCAAGGGACTCGCGGTCGACTTCCCGCTCAACGAGGTGATCTGCGGCCAGCTGATGAGGGCGGCGTGGCACTCGGGGCAGCGCCAGGTCGCCCTGGACGCGTTCAGCCGACTTCGGGTGGCGATGGTCGACGAGCTGGGCCTCGAACCCTCGGCCACCGTCAAGGAGGTCCAACAGGACATCCTCCAGGACGGTTTGGGGCCCACCACGCGACCACTCACCCCTGCGCCCGCTCCCGCCGAGGAGTCGTGCCCGGCCACCTCCCCCGCCGAACTCCCCGCGAAAATGGCGGACTGCGTGGCGCAGGAGCACGAGGTGGCCGCCATCCTGGCCGCCCTCGGCGAGGACGAGGACCAGAGGTCGGCCGTGCCCGTCGCCCTGGTCACAGGAGGCACCGGCACCGGCAAGACCGTCACGGCGGTGCAGGCCGCACACCACATGCGGCCCGCCTATCCCGGCGGACAGCTGTTCACCACGCTGCACCACCCGGACGGCACGCCTGTTCCCACCAGGAACGCCCTGGCCTCCCTGCTCCTGTCTTCGGGTCACTCGGAGCACGGGCTGCCCGACTCGACCGAGGACATGGCACGGCTGTTCCGCAGCTGGACGTCGACGCAGCGGATGCTGGTCGTCCTCGACGACGCACACTCCCGCGAGCAGGTGCTTCCGCTGCTCCCGAGCAGTCCTGGCTGCGCGGTGATCGTCTCGTCCCGGCGGCATCTCGAGGGCCTGCCCGGCAAGGTCACCGGGGTGAGCCTGTCGGGCATGACCGGTGACGAGGGCGTGGCTCTGCTCGGAGGCCTCATCGGCACCCGGCGGGTCGCGCGCGAACTCCACGCCGCCCGCGAGCTCGTCCAGCTCTACCACGGTCTGCCCCTGGCCGTCCGCGCGCTGGGGCGGCGCCTGTCGGCGTGGCCGCAGCTGCCCTTGGCCGACCTGCTGCGGCGCGCCCTGCGCGACCCGGGGCGGCTCGCGGTGCTCGAGGGTCCCCAGGACGACGGCCTGCACCGGCTCAGGTCGGCCCACCTGCGCCTCCCCAGGGACGAGCAGCAGTTGCTGCACCTCCTGTGCCGACTGCCCCAGCCGCTGGGTGAACACGTCCTGCTGCGAGCCGTCGAGGCGTCGGGGCAGTCAGTGGTGTCGCTGCGCCGACGGCTGGAGTCCCTCGCCGACGCACACTTCATCCAGTTCCATCACCTGGGCGGCCGGACGCACTTCAGGGTGCCCGAGCTGACCCGGCTGGTCGTGCTCTCCGGGGACGGAGCTGGCGCGTCCGCGCTCCGCGCTCCCGCACGCGGTCTCCCGGAGCAGGCGCCCGGACCGCGTCCGATGACGCCCAGTCAGGCGGACCGGAGAGAAAATGAACCGTGCGGTTCATTCCAGTAG